One part of the Lotus japonicus ecotype B-129 chromosome 2, LjGifu_v1.2 genome encodes these proteins:
- the LOC130735566 gene encoding uncharacterized protein LOC130735566, whose product MTAYYFEMNMMETRCTRESVASPNQHRSHIGISANQLNSCTFLNIYSEKVLIQGKQIKIPIDQKIFHDVYMKIEHIGREEVREITGHGELSASAVCVYMRFLFDHCVAENLSEKFAFLSPHRTAHGLTNQSQYISDAIMANAHPNQLYLAPVNIGAHWVLVVINATTGTLFYLDPIHGSLNQRKVMKEMFDNAMMIYRANCNDKRITWSKAKWNTIKCPAQTNYIDCGYYVLSFLKEIIAHKKSTIPQAVWNFD is encoded by the exons ATGACTGCATATTATTTCGAAATGAATATGATGGAAACAAGATGCACAAGGGAATCTGTTGCATCGCCAAATCAACACAGGTCTCACATTGGGATAAGTGCCAATCAACTTAACAGTTGTACTTTTCTCAACATATATTCAGAAAAGGTTCTTATTCAAgggaaacaaattaaaataccaATAGATCAAAAAATATTCCATGATGTTTATATGAAGATTGAGCATATTGGTCGTGAGGAAGTCCGTGAAATCACTGGGCATGGTGAATTAAGTGCTTCAGCCGTTTGTGTTTATATGAG GTTCTTATTTGATCACTGTGTGGCTGAAAACTTGAGTGAGAAATTTGCCTTTTTGAGTCCTCATCGAACGGCACATGGGCTAACCAATCAAAGCCAATATATTTCGGATGCAATTATGGCAAATGCACACCCAAACCAATTATATCTTGCACCGGTCAATATAGG GGCACATTGGGTGTTGGTTGTGATCAATGCCACTACAGGGACCTTATTTTACTTGGATCCTATACATGGTAGTTTGAATCAACGCAAAGTCATGAAAGAGATGTTTGATAA TGCAATGATGATCTACCGTGCTAATTGCAATGACAAGAGGATTACATGGTCCAAAGCCAAATGGAATACTATAAAG TGCCCTGCCCAAACAAATTATATAGATTGCGGGTACTATGTACTAAGCTTTCTAAAGGAGATAATTGCGCACAAAAAATCTACAATTCCACAAGCGGTATGGAACTTTGactaa